aattagcattaaaaattttcttattctaatagcaagcgtttctagaatatttTATGGCGAATTGTGGTGTGGTGTTATCAGAtaagatcttctgtagattaccatatcaaaagaatttcgaagttttgtcaagcaagtttctaagtgtgcccctaatcgtggtttgtatagaattgaggcgatagctttgtttgataataaccaatgacagagccgctacgattttaaattaaaaacaggtcaccgcttgaggcgctgcatttaagacgcagcctaaaaagtttattacgggacaaaATAGACGTGTGTAATCTTCTGTTGCATCCCTGTAATCTTCAGTTGCATCCCTGTAATCTTCTGTTGCATCCCTGTAATCTTCAGTTGCATCCCTGTAAATTCATCCCTGTAATCTTCTGTTGCATCCCTGTAATCTTCAGTTGCATCCCTGTAAATTCATCCCTGTAATCTTCTGTTGCATCCCTGTAATCTTCAGTTGCATCCCAGTAAATTCATCCCTATAATCTTCTGTTGCATCCCTGTAATCTTCAGCTGCATCCCTGTAAATTCATCCATGTAATTTTCAGTTGCATCCCTGTAATCTTCAGCTGGATACCTGATCTTCAGTTGCATCCCTGTAATCTTCAGTTGCATCCCTGTAATCTTCAGTTGCATCCCTGTAATCTTCAGTTGCATCCCTGTAATCTTCAGTTGCATCCCTGTAATCTTCAGTTGCATCCCTGTAATCTTCAGTTGCATCCCTGTAAGTTTCAGTTGCATCCCTGTAAGTTTCAGTTGCATCCCTGTAATCTTCAGTTACATCTTGTAATTTTAAGTTCCATCCTTATGTTTAGTTACATTCCTGTAATCTTCATTTGTATccctgtatttttttttgtatcagttGCTGTAGATATTCATTGACAAATGACAAATCCATGCATTTTGGTGATCTTTAGTTGCATCCCTGTAATCTTCAATTCAGGGATGTATAAAGTTTTCAGATGTATCCCTGATTTCAGGCATTTTGCTTTGATCAaaccctgtacaaaagtatagagaAATATACATTTTCGGGCATTTCTCAGTGCTTTATACTTTAATATCCGTTCCGTTGCACCCGGCAACCTTCAGTTGCATCCCTGTAATCTTCCGTTCAttctgttcattatcctggtagactaccttctgatgaaatcaacttctggaattgacgctggaattgttacctacccacgtcggtcaagcaggtatcctgccaagatgctgaatgacctggattttgctgatgatattgcccagctggaatcttccatagcccgggcacattcacagcttactaggactgcaactgcagcagcagatctaggccttttcatcagcgcacctaagacagaatatatgactgcaaactgtaacgcccaaccagcacttgaagtctatggtagtaccatcaaccatgtcacagacttcaagtatttgggttctaagatgggctctagtgttcgagacctaaaaaagaagaaaagcactagcctgggcagctttctggaaactggaacgcctttggagaagcccgtccctgccaatcgaaacaaaaatcaagctgtttcagacaacgtgtgttactgtcttacagtatgtccagcacctcctgggagatactgaagggatgctgcagccaaacaaaattgtttcgcttgcccaagatcgcattagttggagaaagcttgtagtcgcctgctccgcagccgactgatgatgatgatgatgaatcttCTGTTAGTTGCATCCCAAAAATCTGTAGTTGCTTCCCTAAAATCTTTTAAATGTAGAATCAAATCACTGCTGATGTGATGTTGCATTGCTTCAAgtgtattataattattttcaatTGAATTTCACAACGAATAGAGGTGCACGTGGTGGGCTGggtccgggggggcacttcaatttgaaattgatataggtgtagggctggcactttcgcactaaggggcattcggtgagagcaaaatgtaaaaaatatggggtcaatgggtgagagcatgatttttggcattcggtgagagcaaaatgtaaaaaatatggggtcattgggtgagaacatcacctttttttttaaatggaatctttgggtgagaaccgaaacagcgccacagaaacgaaaatcgaatttctagttctaaatggcttcaaatggctttgttttttcaaaataagtaacaaaatcagtgataaatgaaagttgctgttaaaattgaacttgtaagggtctttgggtgacaatggaaaaatagggggtcttcgggtgacagagcatgtgttcgtaaaaaatatggggtctttgggtgacagcgatgctgaaacaGGGGGTCTTAacggccctacatacgcgtcacctccaaagttggagtgctcCCCCGGGGCTGGGTAATGGCATATACGAGACAATAACTCGGAATTCATGTTCAGAAAGTAACCTATAAGTTGCCGGATTCGTACTGTGCAAGCATGTTTTGAACTTTTGGATGAAAGTATATTATTTGTTATGCAATAATGGCATGTATGGGAATAAAAGGTAATTGTTAAATTGGATAGCCTATTTCTGTTATTTAATTTGGTCTCAAGCAATGTGTTTGGTCATATTTTAACCTGGGCACCAAAAATGGTGAATTTGTCACATTCCTAGTAATTGCTCGTCTGAACTTGTTCCGAAAGAGACTGCAATTGCAATCACCATTTCTGATATGTAGGGTATGTGTGTAGAGGGTGTGTAAGGTGCTTGTATGATGTGCTATTTTGGATGAAGTTTTGATGAAAATACGATTGGATAAGgtttttacccaacattgggtaaCATTCtacccaacattgggtaaattACTGAAAATAACTATGTTGGGTAAAAAAAACCTTGCCCAACCGTATTTTATCTAGTGTTCTAACATTGTAATCCATAAAGATTTACTGTCATTAAAATTTAATCAATTATTTGCGCAACACAGCAAATTCGATGTCCGAATCACCAGAACATTTTGGATATAAGCTTTTTCGGGGTATGAACCATTCCCCAAGGAGGATGCCaagatcacgaaatacccctttaaggactatttctgcgtaattatagagggtcaGGGGATTCACTCaatcataaaaaaattatttgaaatcaaaaGAGCcctgagaacaaagtacaaaatatggttcaagaacgcatttaaacatatttattcagaaacctttgcacaagaacaaatgatacaaatgaaagggaataatccgaaatagtTAGGGCGATTGCATAACTGATCATGCTTGAACCACAATTTGTTCTTTGTtctgaaaattacaaaaaaatgacttatgGCAATTAGCGttgcaggctgacgatatagcagtctgccgcctggacaaccaattctttagaaatgcttagtcgcgctaaaagtcgatcgatacatgtaaaaatcagcacaattcagagatacacctttttgctatgaaattaattttctcggtcaaatataaagcaatatttttttttcttcagtaatgtcagttaaaaacttggtgcttggatatacattttttttttaatcctggtgttaaaattaagcatcaaattgtgtcttttagtgtgatatttttgatttttataggccttgaattcgcctgcgagctttttacggaattcatgttttagcgtctcaaactaacatagtttgctaaagaaagatatttcccacctctgtaaagcacatcgtgtgggtctatatgttatagttttgtcagaatttccgtttttgttttaccctttttccattcagtctccgaaaatgtcaaactaagtaaaagtaggcaatggtgagtacttttatctcgagagcaaccagctgaaatagtcgatatttcctttgttgttatccaggtcaatttttcattgaaagcaaattgcccgaccagcgattaaatccccaattgggtgttctggttaaacatgatcagtaggagcgctataggtctgggaatttctttgctatattgaagttctggcaacactatagccatgccggtattcctattaaacccagggatatcgatccacaatgctagtactagcctttagatttcacgtgttgatttagaaattttttcagccgacattgaaagatggtgaaatcaaaacggaaattctgacaaaactatgatatatagctcacggtgatgtgctttagaaagttggggaaaatccttcattagcgaactatattactttgaaaagctaaaaggttgatccaagaaaaagctcgcgggccgagctgaagcctataaaaatcgaatatcttacactaaatgactgaatttcaggcctaagtttaacaccaggattaaaaaaaaaatcagtatcaagcattatagtttttccagccatttactgaacaaatgaaaattattgcttttcatttggctgagaaaaaatttttacactgaaaaggtgtaactcaaaattttgctcatttcaacaccaatttcgatcgtttgtattgcctcattaaatgactgagtgagccttgcagaacaaaagaatcggttgtgcaggtagctgactgataGGCCCAACGACACAATTTCAATcaatgacaaaaataaatttttgtaatcgatcaaaaaaaacgttttatatcaattttgaatttagcccgAATTCCGTATATATGGTCCCTCTCCatattgttgaaatatcttttgttgatttcgaatgacaTGTcctgaagtcgtaaattttaaggtcaaattccaaaaaccaaaacaaacggCCAAACATagcgttaggggctgtgcaataattatgagctccggGGGAGGATATTTAAAGATTGGGAGGGGGTTAAggtttttggcaggtcgagaggggTGGGGCAACCACTTTTGAATAACACGCGcgaaaaaggcttaggaaaacactatAGAAACGTTGAAATAGGCAAAATTTCCAactgttcctttggcaaaaatcaatcaaaatgagaaaagttaCATGTTTTGGATGTTTTTGTGCGCGTGCATatttaacatcacaaaataggtcagggtcaacagggctcaatggatttttttatcttttttgccATGTTACGAAGGTAataaaccacctgagatatggcaaactattcttttttctaATGTTTTTGATCAAACCATCAGCAAGTATAAGAATATTCTGGCCCTACACTACTTAcaagaaaacaaatgaaaaacacaTCGTTTGGGTTTAATGAAAGTTAAACTttacttaaaatatcacaaaggAGTAATCACATAAATACCGGACCGTGTCAGTAAGAAAATAAATTTATCAGAATTTTATACAAAAATCTTATTATCAtattaaaaatgctttaaaaaaaatattgatcgATCGGTGCATTCTTGAAAATGGCAATTCACGAATTTCCCGTGACGACGATCAAATGAACGTAGGCTACATGTTGAAATTTAAGCCATAATAGTAAAGAATGCACCAACCGAATTATATTCATTCCATAATCAGTAGTCTTGTCCGTGTGCATTATATGATTCATTTCTTTATTAATCATAGTAATGCCACAGGTTTAGATAATCTGGGATGATTTCACAGAGTTTCAGAATCCATCGTCGCGTCGTCCATCACCACAATCTCATCTATACACGATGGGGTGTAACTTTGTGAAACGAACCCGGGATCTTCCTGTACATTCATTAACAGAATTATGACAAGTTATCGCAATCATAAACGATTTTTAACATTAGCTGCTAATCAAATAATATCCATGCTCTGGATAGGGCCTTCTGTTTCAAACTCTTCGATGTCTTTGGATTAAAAATTAATTTGGATCTgaagaaatgaaataaaaccaATCGTAATACACTGAACGGATACTCACACTACATGGATCACTATGCCGTTATTTGAAATATTAGAATTCGTTATGTGTCTGTCTTTAAATTATTGCcctaaataggcctatgtcaaatattgatcaataaaggATTCCAAAGACAGGTATAAAACCGTTTGGTCAATTATAGATGTTCCATAAACCCTCTGGAGGCACATCTGCAACGTTATACTCTATATACAAGATGGTCGTATACAATGAGGCAAATGGTATAACATTGCAGATTATGAGGATCCAGACCAAATAGTTTAACACATGATTTGAGAATCCGGAATATAAATAATATACATTACATCTTATATCAATGTAGGATCTGTGGTTTGATATGATTTGTATGGAAGTAAAAGGCGTGCTCATTTTGAATTGACCGGGCTTTTACCCTTGTAGGCCTACACCGGCACCAAAATATTGTGTCCGAGGTGGCAAAAAACGCAAATATTGGGCGAGCGGCGTAGCCGAACCCACTGTTTAACTTACCGCCGAAgtaaggacacattatttgggtgcaaAAGGAAACTGTGTACCCATCATGGGATCACCAATCTTTTTTGAAAAATGGTAAAAGCCTTTTGAATTGACTGGGTTTTTATCCAAACTGAACATCACCcttcctattgtgtccgccattcTTCATAGGCTTATGACTTACGACACGTATAGTTTAAAAATTAGTATCCTTTTAGCAATTCATTCAAGTTCGGGTACATGGttaaattttacagattttgacAGTAACGATAATTTCCGGAATTTCAAACCTTTGTCAAAAATATATTACCAGAAACACGTCTGCTTTAAGGGCCtactttaaaaaatttttaaaagtaaaaccGTGATTATACAAGTACCATAATTTATCATGATAAGGATACTAAAGCGCCCAGAGGTAAAATCTCAGCTCAGTGTTGCGTGGTTTTTATTTatgttttcaaattaatgcaggtTCTGGTGGGTTTTTATTTACTAGTATATTAGGCCTAttaagttaaaaaataaaatctcAGTGATGATGGTTATTAAGTCAAAAGCGCTTGAGATTATTTTTTCTACATGTATGAACAAAAAGTTAACGAGAATATGAAAAGACTAAGTTTGCGAGTCCATTTAAATTTAGAATTGTAAAACGTAGGCCAATTGCTTGAAAATGATGCGGAAGTTTATCATCCTTACTGTCTGTCCTATAGTATAAATAGCCTGGTACAAAAACATTCACTTGTCTCAGTAATGTGCGGGAATATAACTGGCGAGAAGGCAGTGGATGTAACTCCAAATCGGAATTGTATCGTAAGTCTACCGTGACCAGCCTCCTCCAAGTCTGATTTCATTGCAATAATCAATGAATGCTCCTTTTGATTTTTAGAAGTCAGGACTCCAGTAAAGCCGATTTCGTCGCCGTTCTCCGTTACCAGAATAGGatcaaactgtaaaaaaaaatcattcatgataattaatacaataacaataataaacatttttaccgtgttgttgttgttattgttattattgtgttgttgttattgttgttttgttgttgatgttattattgttgttattgttattcttgtttttgttattgttttgttgctattgttgttttgttgttattgttgttgatgttattgttgttgttgttattattattatcatgtaccTAATAATTACCAACTAACCAATGGTTACAAAATATTTGAAGACCAATCAACtcgtagaccctccctcgggtccatggagaacgactggtaatgtagattacatagcattaaaaatcaacccaactgaattttagcgttcaatgtaggcccggggggggtcactcccattgtggcctgtacaccatccgcgataatcaacttttgaaaagcaccctaaacaaggatttaacccttggctaaaacgacaccctaaacagggatttcattcctaacatcaaatctcatgccctaaatttcatttccgcgtatttagaaattgcaattttgctacccttttttccattttttcatgtttttgacaccctaaacgcgatacgcgcgtatcgtgcctacccacgaaaaacgaccctttttacgcgttttcattatcgcggatggtgtacaggccacaatgggagtgacacccccggGAATGTAGGAGGCgtgattagtgtagtggcatcaattttgtagaaagaggaattggttttgggcgctgggaAGTGGTTTTGgtcgctgtgtatttagaatcggggtggggggtgaaggactatggcatattttgataggctattatgtaattatgtatcggtccattatccaggccggaccgaaccgagactgtgggacagtctaatcaactcgcgaatgtatccatggatggatgattttgcaagacACAATAGAAATATCTATTGGACTATCTCAGATGTATATAGCAAGGTGTGAAAAAGTGTATCAAACTTTCGGCAAtcttgacatcttttttttaacaaaaatttattattatcatatttaaaatgtttataaaatggtGATCGGTGCATTTTGTTTTGCACTTGTTTTAGACAGCTGGCATGTAGATAGTAGATTCATTTGAAGAAATATTCTACTCAAGTAAGAAAGTGAACTCCTTCTAGTACTCACACTGCTTTCTCTCTGGATATACAAAAATGGCACATTTGTTGTCATTTCTACAGAGGTGGTGTCAACATCTGCAAAATCCACATCTAATTCAATTTGAGCCACAAATGGTCCCGCTCCTGATCCCGACATAAGCTCAAAAGAAGCACCACAGGTAATGTTGTTAAAGCCGTCGCAAGTCAAGTTGTTGTTATAGCCTCCAGCGCTACTGCTGAAGTCGGACTCCGACGAAGACGATTCTGTGACATTAGTGTTGTTGGTAGATACGACGTTGCCTTCGAAGTGAACAATGCCAACCAAGCCGCGGATTTTCCTCCACGTTTTGGCATTGAACCACATTTCCAGTTCGGTGTCTTTGTCCAGTTTAGCATTCCAGGGTTTATTTCTCAAGTGAACAACCCGCTTATCTTCGATATCTACAACCTCGGCAggacaaatctgtaaaaaaaagtgTTAAGTAGTCACGATTATAGTTTTTGAACAAAAGTATCTATATAATCTTGGACCGAATTAAAAacactaatttgcgtctgacgtcactgtcaataaaACTCCCCACGGCCCTTGATTGGTTTAGTTGCGCATACAATTAAAAGGAAGGTTGCATCATCATCTGGTGccaatcggagaaaaggaatcgctgAAGCCGGGCGCTGAAGTTATGTTTGAAGTTGCAAAATTAACCATCAGGCATGCTGTTTTTCCAGGGAATCAATCATCAAGATACTCgtaatatttagaatggcaaagactggacAAATCCATCTGcggggtcaaatttgggcaagttTCATAAAGTTTTTGCcataatgtatacttttatatacttttatataggcctactttagaccaacaattaagCAGTATATTAGGCCCATAAGTTTCCATAAGTCCATCCTTaaaattcctcgtattcagaaagtaatttggtgtgtctgatgtccccccaggtcccacaaaaatactgtacaaatgaTGCTGTCCCGTTGATCAATCGAATATCGGTCGAACGAGAGTCACCAATTGATTCAAATCTCCAAAAACGTTGAGACAGCAAGCACAAGGATGCAAACTctttatacatacatatacatacatacatacaacggcatttatatagcgcaatttcaaagaaatgatcattgcactttacagaaaaacttaccctactactaaagactacaagtaaacaaaaatatgcaaaataaacaaCATAAAATTAGCAATGGTTAAAGagatgggttttcaggctacgtttgaaagtagtaactgtgggagatgacctaatggatgaaggaagattgttccagattctgggtCCAAAGACACTGAACGATCCATCGCCTATCAGTCTGTTTGTCTTAGGAATTATAAGGCGCGTAAGATCTTGATTAGAACGAAGACCTTCCCTAGTTGGAACACGGATGGTCAGACAATCAGAGAGGTAGGGTGGTGCCAGATCGTTCAATGTCTTGTAAATGTAAAGTAGCACTTTGAAGCAAATTCTCTTGTCTATTGGAAGCCAGTGTAATGAATTTAAAAGAGGTGAAGATGAGTGACGGCGTGGAACTTGGAAGATAATGCGGGCAGCACGGTTTTGTAGTCTTTGTAAGCGAGCAACGTCTTTGCTTCTACATCCAGACAGAAGGGCGTTGGCATAATCTATCTTGGATAACACTAGTGCCCGCATGGCATTACTGGATGCATCTTCGGTGACAAACCTACGAATTCTGGACAAGTTCCACAAGAGAAAGTTAACTGTTTTACAAATAGATGTTATATGGTTAGACATGTTCATCGTAGCATCAAAAACAACTCCCAGATTCCTGATGGTAGCAGATGGAATTACTTCAGCATCACCAATCTTTATATTGATGTTGGAGAGACTGGGCATATTGTGTGGAGGGGCAGCAATGAAAACTCAGTTTTGGAGTCATTTAACTTGAGCATATTACAAAGCATCCAATCACGAACTTCCTCAACACACATGGATAGCTTGAAGATGGCACATGCTGAATCACCAGGAATCTTGGGATTGAAAAACATATAGATTTGAACATCATCGGCATATAATTATGTGAAAATGTAAACCATGACGACGGATTATGTTGGCAATATACTgagaatattttgtaaacactctTGGCCCAATAATAGAGCCTTGAGGTACGCCACACTCAAGAACATGCCTATCAGACATCACCCTC
The Amphiura filiformis chromosome 3, Afil_fr2py, whole genome shotgun sequence DNA segment above includes these coding regions:
- the LOC140148489 gene encoding uncharacterized protein, whose amino-acid sequence is MMATLRVLVLLIAVFGAVMITPSLADYEDLETGFIFKWHGGFIGEIEIPIEDDIDGWNMTITFPKRVFEFEICPAEVVDIEDKRVVHLRNKPWNAKLDKDTELEMWFNAKTWRKIRGLVGIVHFEGNVVSTNNTNVTESSSSESDFSSSAGGYNNNLTCDGFNNITCGASFELMSGSGAGPFVAQIELDVDFADVDTTSVEMTTNVPFLYIQRESSFDPILVTENGDEIGFTGVLTSKNQKEHSLIIAMKSDLEEAGHGRLTIQFRFGVTSTAFSPVIFPHITETSECFCTRLFIL